In a genomic window of uncultured Campylobacter sp.:
- the sdhE gene encoding 8-methylmenaquinol:fumarate reductase membrane anchor subunit, with the protein MSAQNEFAFFPGCVLSQAAKESKISLEAIAPILGIKLHEIKGWSCCGATQAQDVDPIATLVANARNLALAEGMNMPVLTTCSTCFLTLTRAKTALDRGQKDRINTFLAKGNMQYQGTTEVTSLLWVLYQNVETLRAKVVKPLSNLKVALFYGCHSLRPEKAIGSRESSVNPKSFETVVEALGAKIVPFEKRLDCCGFHASYPAVKSVQKMSSQIVNNADENGADCIVTPCPLCQMQLDIYQERYQDAQNSGARVPIIHLSQLVGLALGLSKEQLGFEHNIVNTNSVKVG; encoded by the coding sequence ATGAGCGCACAAAATGAATTTGCTTTTTTCCCGGGATGCGTCCTAAGTCAAGCGGCAAAAGAATCTAAAATCTCGCTGGAAGCTATCGCGCCGATACTGGGCATCAAACTACACGAGATCAAAGGCTGGAGCTGCTGCGGCGCCACGCAAGCTCAAGACGTCGATCCTATCGCTACGCTGGTAGCTAACGCTAGAAATTTGGCTCTGGCTGAAGGCATGAATATGCCGGTGCTAACTACGTGCAGCACTTGCTTCCTTACGCTAACGAGAGCCAAAACGGCGCTTGACCGCGGTCAAAAAGATAGGATAAATACCTTCCTAGCTAAGGGCAATATGCAGTATCAAGGCACCACTGAGGTAACCAGCCTGCTTTGGGTGCTTTATCAAAACGTAGAAACGCTAAGGGCTAAAGTCGTTAAGCCGCTTTCAAATTTAAAGGTCGCGCTATTTTACGGTTGTCATAGCCTGCGTCCCGAAAAAGCCATCGGAAGCCGCGAAAGCTCGGTAAATCCAAAAAGCTTTGAAACCGTCGTAGAGGCTCTTGGCGCTAAAATAGTACCGTTTGAAAAAAGACTTGACTGCTGCGGTTTTCACGCGAGCTATCCGGCCGTAAAATCGGTGCAAAAAATGTCCAGTCAAATAGTAAATAATGCCGACGAAAACGGCGCGGACTGCATCGTTACGCCGTGCCCGCTCTGCCAGATGCAGCTTGATATCTATCAGGAGCGTTATCAAGACGCGCAAAACTCGGGCGCCAGAGTGCCTATCATCCACCTATCGCAGCTAGTGGGCCTTGCGCTAGGACTTAGCAAAGAGCAGCTTGGCTTTGAGCATAATATCGTAAACACTAATAGCGTCAAAGTAGGCTAA
- the sdhB gene encoding 8-methylmenaquinol:fumarate reductase iron-sulfur subunit has product MKIIIDRYDGTQHYKQAYVVDKKDIEGKTLLSLLLFIKQNLDATLNFTASCRSAICGACGVRVNGHSVLACDEKMEELLATYDNPEVITVSPLANFRVISDLVVDWEPSIENLRKIRPTFIPKDEFSAEKGCKQTQAEYDKIQKQWDCILCGCCASECSKLTADSSDYMEPFVFTHAHRAAFDSRGKDPMLHAKAAVLGGLWNCVHCQECADRCPKGISAADDIAALRVFTQKQGINTGEGPDHANAFLTDLVEGSGRLNEILLALRSEGAMAVSKTDIALKLMGAGKMNPLHIFGEEDIEGHKELVEMIKAARAAADKE; this is encoded by the coding sequence ATGAAAATAATCATAGACAGATACGACGGTACGCAACACTACAAACAAGCCTACGTCGTGGATAAAAAAGATATAGAGGGCAAGACTTTGCTATCGCTTTTGCTATTTATCAAGCAAAATTTGGACGCAACGTTAAATTTCACCGCATCTTGCCGATCGGCTATCTGCGGAGCTTGCGGCGTGAGGGTAAACGGACACTCGGTGCTAGCTTGCGACGAAAAGATGGAAGAGCTGCTAGCGACATACGACAATCCCGAGGTTATAACCGTCTCCCCGCTAGCAAATTTTAGAGTGATTTCCGATCTGGTCGTAGACTGGGAGCCTTCTATCGAAAATTTAAGAAAGATCCGCCCGACCTTTATCCCTAAGGATGAGTTTTCTGCCGAAAAAGGCTGTAAACAAACGCAGGCCGAGTACGACAAAATCCAAAAGCAATGGGACTGCATCCTATGCGGATGCTGCGCGTCGGAGTGTAGCAAGCTAACTGCCGATAGCAGCGACTATATGGAGCCTTTTGTTTTCACTCACGCGCATAGAGCGGCGTTTGACTCTAGGGGTAAAGACCCGATGCTGCACGCCAAGGCTGCGGTTTTAGGCGGTCTGTGGAACTGCGTGCACTGCCAAGAGTGCGCCGACCGCTGCCCTAAAGGCATCAGCGCGGCCGACGATATAGCAGCGCTTAGAGTCTTTACGCAAAAACAAGGCATAAATACCGGCGAAGGCCCGGATCACGCTAACGCCTTCCTTACCGACCTGGTCGAGGGCTCGGGCAGGCTAAATGAAATTTTACTCGCCCTTAGAAGCGAAGGCGCCATGGCTGTAAGTAAAACCGATATCGCGCTAAAACTGATGGGTGCGGGCAAGATGAATCCTTTGCATATATTTGGCGAAGAGGACATCGAGGGTCATAAAGAGTTGGTAGAAATGATAAAAGCCGCGCGCGCCGCCGCGGATAAGGAGTAA